A part of Bacillus rossius redtenbacheri isolate Brsri chromosome 1, Brsri_v3, whole genome shotgun sequence genomic DNA contains:
- the LOC134529440 gene encoding short transient receptor potential channel 5-like: protein MAFGRLLLLCNFSYYLGPLQVSFIKMGKDVAKYAVILALIIFSFTAGLGRLYQYYDGMVQVDPSTGDKVQQVSSFVGPLSTARTLFWALFCMSPLESTDVVIENRARGAVNTHGFTQAVGALCFAVFHVICVVLVLNMLVSSTTNTLQKVIDNVNVEWTYSLTEVQLNYLAQSTLPPPLNLIPTVSGYRFVSEWIRYLVAPPGTKRNKWSLMYCCYKDHAHEKCAEKNFPIVMSQLVQRYFREKEQKSEENNHISQLDSLRKELLECKTAVRRLMEENTQTDTVVP from the exons ATGGCGTTCGGCCGCCTGCTGCTGCTCTGCAACTTCAGCTACTACCTGGGCCCGCTGCAG GTTTCGTTCATAAAAATGGGAAAAGACGTTGCGAAATATGCTGTTATATTGGCGTTGATTATCTTCTCCTTCACTGCAG GCCTCGGCAGGCTGTACCAGTACTACGACGGGATGGTGCAAGTGGACCCCAGCACCGGCGACAAGGTCCAGCAGGTCAGCTCGTTCGTGGGCCCGCTGAGCACGGCCAGGACCCTGTTCTGGGCGCTGTTCTGCATGTCGCCGCTGGAGAGCACTGACGTCGTCATCGAGAACCGGGCACGCGGCGCCGTCAACACGCACGGCTTCACGCAGGCCGTGGG CGCGCTCTGTTTTGCAGTGTTCCACGTGATCTGCGTGGTGCTGGTGCTGAACATGCTGGTGTCCTCGACCACCAACACGCTGCAGAAGGTCATCGACAACGTCAACGTCGAGTGGACCTACAGCCTCACCGAG GTCCAGCTGAACTACCTGGCGCAGAGCACTCTGCCGCCGCCTCTGAACCTCATCCCGACCGTCTCGGGCTACCGTTTCGTGTCGGAGTGGATTCGCTACCTCGTGGCTCCTCCAGGCACCAAGAGGAACAAGTGGTCACTCATGTACTGCTGCTACAAG GACCACGCGCATGAAAAATGCGCAGAGAAGAACTTCCCAATCGTCATGTCTCAGTTAGTGCAGCGCTACTTCAGAGAGAAGGAACAGAAGTCGGAAGAAAACAACCACATCAGCCAGCTGGACAGCTTGCGCAAGGAGTTGCTGGAATGCAAGACTGCCGTGCGCCGGCTAATGGAAGAAAATACGCAGACGGACACAGTCGTTCCCTGA